The following DNA comes from Bradyrhizobium sp. SK17.
GAGCGGCAACAATTCGGCCGGCGCATTGTCTTCCGGCAGCCGGCGGCCATCCGAAACCCCGTCGATCATCTCCGCGGCGGCGGCCACCGCTCGAACCGGCCGCGCGATCAGCGTCGGCACGAACACCATGGCGGCAAACGCCGTCGCCGCCAGGACGAGGATGATCGGAAGCGCGACGATCGTCGCATCGGTGAGCGCGCCGAGCGTCAGTTGGGTTGCCGTATAGGCGACGCCGCCGGTCTCGATCCACACCTCGCCGACTGGCGTATTCCGGACCGCGGCCATCTTCTTCAGCTTGGTGGTTTCGCCATCGATCGCATAGGCGAGGAAGCTCGTCCCATCGCGCGACGTCGGGGTCTTTTGCGGACGCCACTTCGGCACCGGGCCGTAGCTGACCTCGCCGCTCTTGTCGGAGACGACATACCAGAACGTCGGGAATTCGCGGATGATCTCGTCCAGTCTCGAGGTCTGCTTGAGGGCGAGCTGCCCCGCCTCGTTGCGCGTGACGGCTGCCTTCAGGGCGTCGGCGACGTCGGCGGCCGCCCAGGTGCCGTCATCGTCACCGCCGAACCGGATCAGCAGTGCCGCCGCGCAGAGCAGCATGATGGTCGTCACGGCGCCGATCAGGGTCGCGGACAGCACCGTGATCGAGCGATGGATGCGCTTGAGCGTTTGCCACTTGAACATCATCATTCGCCACTCAACAGATATCCGAGGCCGCGGACCGGCTTGATAACGATCTTGCAGTTGGCCGCGCGAAGGCGTCGGCGCAGCCGCGAAACGTGTGCCTCGATCGCGTTCGATTGAATTTCATCGTCAAAATCATAAGCCGCAACTTCGAGCGTCTCCCGCAGGACGACGCGTCCGATGCGCCGGACCATCGCTTCCAGAATCGCCAGTTCGCGCCGTGGCACGACGATCGGCCGTTGATCGACGCAGACCTCGCGATTGAGCACGTCGTAGCTCAGGTTTCCGATCCGGACGACCGCTCCTCGATCCAGGAACAGGCGCCGCAGCACGGCCTTTGCTCTCGCAACCAGCTCGATCGGCTCAAATGGCTTGGCCACGTAATCGTCCGCCCCGTCGTCGAGGGCGCGGGCAATGTCGATGGGATCATCGAGCGCCGTCAGCACAATCGTCGCAGGGCTCGGCTTCTGTTGCTTCAGGTCGCGCAGCAAGGCCAAGCCATCGCCATCCGGCAGTCCGCGATCAATCACGACGAGCTCGAAATTCCGCACAGCCACCGCGGCGCGGCCTTCCTCCAGCGTCGTGACCATGTCAGACGAGCCGAAGGCCGCTCCCAGAGTATCTTGCAGCCATGGCCCAAGCTGAGGATCATCCTCCACGACCAGAACGCGCACCGTATTCTCCCAAGCATGAGACGCGGCTTGTTCCATTACGGACGGATTACAATAAGATTACGGCCGGCAGGAAAGATGCAATATTTCATCTCAGTATATTGACTCAATTGATGTTTTTCCGAGGATCTGTCGACCGTTCCGGGCCGGGAAATGATGCGATGGAGGCCCGATCGAGGGACGTCCGGGCGTCAGGCGATCGCCGAAACGCCGTCGATCTCGCTCGACCTCTTCCGCGGCGGCCGGATTTCAGATGCTTGCCGGGGCGCGTCGCGCCCTGCTGGTGACCTGCACGCGTGAGCAGCAGCGGTTCGACCAATTCGATGAGCGAGAATGGAATCGTGGTCGTCATGCTGATCAGCGTGAGTGCGCCGGCAGCTTGCTATCGCGGCGCCGCCGATCGCGCCGATCGCGCCGATCGCCAAAGCGTCGATGACCTTGCGCCGACTGCCGCCTCGTAACCAGCGCGAGCTCCGGACACCAATGCTCGATGGGCGGTCGGTGACATGAGCAGCGTGGCGCGTCTTCGCATCCGTGCCTCCTCCGTGAAACTTGTTCGCTAGAGGCATCGATCAACATTACCAGCAAATGACAGCGATCGGTGACGACGCAACGGCGGCGACTTGGGCCGCGCAACGTCAGACTACCGTAATGCTCGCTGTGAAGAGCATGTCGATGGAAGTCGCCGACATGGCGTTAGCGATACGAGAACGAAGACTTCATGCCGTTAGATTTTGCGTTGTCTGCGATGGCCAAGCGGTCGGATCGCTGCCCCGCGCGTTGGCGCCGCCCGTTCGACCGGTGGCTGGAGGGAGTCGAAGCCGGGTGGTCGATAGCATTGTTGCTCGCCTGCTTCGTCGGCATCTGGATGGTCTATCTGGTCCTGGCCTATCACGGCGCCGGCCTGCATCCCGACGTGCTGGAGACCTGGACGTATGGACGGCATTTCGCATGGGGATATCCCAAGCACCCGCCGTTGATGGGGTGGATGACCGGCGCGTGGACCTCGGTGTTTCCGCTGACCGACTGGTCGTTGCAGCTCATGGCGATGACAAATGCGGCGTTGGCATTGTGGTTCGTCGACCTGATTGCAAGACGGTTTACCAGTGGGCACAAGCGCCTGATCGTGCTGCTCCTGTTGATGCTGACCCCGGCGTACCAGTTTCATGCGCAGCGCTTCAATGCCAACGCGGTGTTGCTCGCGGTCTGGCCCCTTGCGACGTACTGCTTCCTCCGCGCCTTCGAAACGAGGACGCCGCTCTGGGCGGTTGCCGCCGGCCTGACCGCGTCCCTCGCGATGCTGGGCAAGTACTACTCGATCTTTCTGGTGGCGAGCTTCGCGTTGTCGGCGATGATCCATCCCGCGC
Coding sequences within:
- a CDS encoding response regulator transcription factor, giving the protein MRVLVVEDDPQLGPWLQDTLGAAFGSSDMVTTLEEGRAAVAVRNFELVVIDRGLPDGDGLALLRDLKQQKPSPATIVLTALDDPIDIARALDDGADDYVAKPFEPIELVARAKAVLRRLFLDRGAVVRIGNLSYDVLNREVCVDQRPIVVPRRELAILEAMVRRIGRVVLRETLEVAAYDFDDEIQSNAIEAHVSRLRRRLRAANCKIVIKPVRGLGYLLSGE